One genomic window of Futiania mangrovi includes the following:
- a CDS encoding ArsR/SmtB family transcription factor has product MDVAEVILPSPNPEVMATHAREARDFLKALAHESRLMILCMLCRREMTVAELCAALDQRQPAVSQQLARLREENLVTIRREGKHIHYSIASEDARTVVSLLYDIFCKPAEKDGC; this is encoded by the coding sequence ATGGACGTCGCCGAGGTAATCTTGCCCAGCCCCAATCCCGAGGTCATGGCAACACATGCGCGCGAGGCGCGCGATTTTCTGAAAGCCCTGGCACACGAAAGCCGGCTTATGATCCTGTGCATGCTGTGCCGCCGCGAGATGACAGTGGCGGAACTGTGCGCTGCGCTGGACCAACGACAGCCGGCCGTGTCGCAGCAACTGGCCCGGCTGCGCGAGGAAAACCTCGTGACGATCCGCCGGGAGGGCAAGCACATTCACTACTCCATCGCCAGCGAGGATGCCCGCACCGTGGTCTCCCTGCTGTACGATATCTTCTGCAAGCCGGCTGAAAAGGACGGCTGCTGA